The following coding sequences lie in one Cannabis sativa cultivar Pink pepper isolate KNU-18-1 chromosome 5, ASM2916894v1, whole genome shotgun sequence genomic window:
- the LOC133037922 gene encoding S-protein homolog 6-like: MEKALICSVLLMMMVNMISSSSSSIVLSNNNDNNNNYDEKTGGVFVYKTTVKIFNNLKDGVQLTVHCKSADDDLGAHVVANNGEYEFKFRINFAGTTLYNCGLTWIGATGSFDLFKASRDSLRCANTCVWRAHNDGVYGFKEDSTKPDIIYKWA, encoded by the coding sequence atGGAAAAAGCTTTGATTTGCTCAGTACTACTGATGATGATGGTCAATATgatttcatcatcatcatcatcgatAGTATTatctaataataatgataataataataattatgatgAGAAAACCGGAGGAGTATTTGTATACAAAACAACGGTAAAAATCTTTAATAACTTGAAGGATGGGGTCCAACTTACAGTTCATTGCAAGTCTGCTGATGATGATTTGGGAGCTCATGTTGTGGCCAACAATGGAGAATACGAGTTCAAATTTAGAATCAATTTCGCAGGTACTACGTTGTATAACTGTGGTCTTACATGGATTGGGGCGACTGGATCTTTTGATTTGTTTAAGGCAAGCAGAGATTCCTTAAGATGTGCTAACACGTGTGTTTGGAGGGCTCATAATGATGGTGTTTATGGCTTCAAAGAGGATAGCACCAAACCTGATATTATTTACAAATGGGCCTAA